Within the Tursiops truncatus isolate mTurTru1 chromosome 19, mTurTru1.mat.Y, whole genome shotgun sequence genome, the region CTGCTCCCTTCAGgttccctcccccagggccccacACAGCTCAGCCCTGGGGAGATGGAAGAGTCTGATCAGAGGCACACAGGTGAGTAGGGTGAGGGCACTTTTGCCTCAGCCCCACTGTAGCCCCTGATGTCTTGCCTGAGTGTTCCAGTGATCCGGCTCTGGggttcccagccctgccctcctttGCCTTTTGTCGCCACAGGTGAACTTGCAACCTGTGTGGGTCATGTGGGCACAGCAAGCCACCCATCTCACcaacaccctcccccaccccctcctgctcGGTCTCGGCCCTATTCTTGTTCTGTCTGTGGAAAGAGGTTTTCACTCAAACATCAGATGGAGACGCACTACCGTGTCCACACAGGTATGGGCACCCTGCCCTGTGTGAATTGTCTACCTCCTTCCAAACTCCAGTGGGCCCGCTCCTAAGTCCCTCTCTGAGTGTCTGGCTCCCCCACAACGACCTTGCCCAATTGCCCCAATCTACCCCAGGCCAGCCTTcgctcctttcctctttccttcatgGGTCTTCCCCTCCACCTGCCCTAGGAGAGAAGCCCTTCTCCTGTAGCCTCTGTCCCCAGCGCTCCCGGGACTTCTCAGCCATGACCAAGCACCTGCGGACGCATGGGGCCGCACCCTACCGCTGCCCTCTGTGCCAGGCCGGCTGCCCCAGCCTGGCTTCCATGCAGACGCACATGCGCGGCCACTCGCCCAGCCAGCTCCCGCCGGGATGGACCATTCGCTCCACCTTCCTctactcctcctcctcctcctcgagGCCATCTCGGGCCTCGACCTCTCCTTGTAGGCCCCCTTCCTCAACCACCTGACAGGGTATCAGTAGCTTCTTTGGCTTCAGCCAAGCGTACCGAATGAAAGATGGGCCGGCGGGCCTGCTAGGCTTCTGACCTCGCACCGCGGCTACGGCCGCCTAGCAAACTCTGCTCCAAGAAGCGTCGCAGCAAGGGCGCCAAGAGCCCTCTCCCAGATGACCGCGGGCCACAGAAACCTGGGCCAGCGAGCCCGTGTGGGGTGAGGGCAGTGAAGTGTGCACGAGTGAAGGTTAACTGTGCGGGGACTGGCGGTTCATCACCAAAATAAAGAGTTTCCTGTGCCCTCCTCTCAGGACCAGAAAGCCGAGTCCGGACTTTAGCCTGCGGGCGGGGGACAGCCTTGCCCCTAGTCCTGTAGCGGCCCCTGGTGGTTCATCGCGGCGGCCACCTCCTCCGTCTCCCGgggctccctctcctcccccagaggCAGAGGGCCGCGAGGACTCGGCGTCCAGGCCGACTTAGCAGCAAGCCCTGTGTGGGGAGGCTGTCAGAACCCAAGTTACCCGTCCCTTCCACAGCAAGCAACTGCGCGCGGAGTCTGAGTCTGGGCCTCCAGCCGGGGGCTCGAGAGGAACGCGTGCTCCGCCCTGCTTTCGGCCACCCTCCTCCTTTCCTAGCACAAGAGCCGAAAGGCCGCAGCCTCTCCAGCATCCTCCCTCCAGGCTGTACGAAACGGCTGCCGGGTTTAGCTCCGAACTGAGACTAATCTTTTGCCGCCGCCCCTTACCCAGCCCACGCCTCCTGCAGTACCGAACTTCATTTTCCAGTGTCTCTGGTGTTCCCAGGGTCCGAGGCCCACCGCACTCTGGGAGTGGTAGTTCACACGGGCCGCTGGCCTCGACAAGAACAATGGGAGGAGTCTGGGTCAAGAACCACATCTCCCGGTGGCCCCGGAGATCGCTTTCTGGGTCGGGTCAGGACCCCATGGTCCCAGCTCTCGCGGCCCTAGCTCGCCAGGAAGGAGCGAGGCGCtcgaactacatttcccagaaggcCCTGCGCCTCATCCTCTCCCGCCGCGACGCGGGAGTCTATGCTCTTCAGATGCGGTCTAAGGGTGACGGCCGGCAGGTCTCGGACTCCCGCTCCCGTGGTGCCCCGCGCGCGGCCGGCCCAGCCCCCGGCTCCCGGCGACCCCGCGGCGGCGCTGGTGGTTGTCGTGagccgccgccgccccgcccctcctctgctcccctcccccccggCCCTGCTTACGggccgcccctccccccgcctccccggCCCCTCTCACGGTGCCAAGATGGCGGCAGCGGCGGGCGGCGGCAGTTGCCCCGGGCCTGGCTCCGCGCGGGGCCGCTTCCCGGGCCGGCCGCGGGGctctggcgggggcgggggccgcggcggACGGGGCAGCGGGGCCGAAAGAGTGCGGGTAGCTCTGcggcgcggcggcggcgcggcgggGCCGGGCGGAGCCGAGCCCGGGGAGGACACGGCCCTGCTCCGTTTGCTGGGGCTCCGCCGGGGCCTGCGCCGGCTCCGCCGCCTGTGGGCCGGCCCGCGCATTCAGCGGGgtcggggccggggccggggccggggctggggctggggcccgAGCCGGGACTGCCTGCTGGAGGAGGAGAGCAGTGACGGGGAGTCCGACGATGAGGTGAGGCAGTCGGAGGCGTCCCCATCGCCGGGCGGGGCGGAGGTGGGGGGCTTCCAGGGGTCTGGGTGGCCCCGAGGAGTGGCGTGGGGAAGCGTGGTCCTCAAGGCCTCCTGAGGAGGGAAAGGGCCCTGGAAATAGGCATGGGAGGAGGTAGGCTGCACGGGAGCTGTCGGAGGAAGAGGCCTCTGAAAGTGGATAGAGAAGCCCGGGCTGCAGCTGGGCACTTGGGCCCGAGGCAGGTCCTGCTGAAGTGTCTTGGGCTGATCCTTCTTGGTAGTTGGCAAATCCAGGGCAGGAGAGGTTTGGGCTAGGAGGCTGTGGGGACTGCACGCCCAACCGGTGGTTGACAGCAGCAGCGTGGCTCGAGTGGACCCAGGCTAGGGCTCTCTGGGCTCTTACCTGCAGGCTGCCCCGCCCGGCCGCATAACCTCCGGCACATCCCTGATTTCACCAGCGCCCcaattctttttctgacttaaagTGGAGAGAGGGTAAAATGGTGGAGGTCTTCCTCTTGGGGGCACAGGTTGAAGAGAAATGGAATGCAGGATGAGACTGGGCACTCTAGCAGGTCTGAGTTCAATTCAGGATTTATCACCAGTCTCTCAGAAAAGGCAGGAAAGTGTGCGTTTTATTACTTAGGACAGTTTGTAGCCACCTCAGGACTGAGGGCAGATTATAATATGATAAACCGcttgagacacacacacacacacgcgcacacacacacacacacacacaccttgcttggacacacacacacacacacacacacacaccttgcttGGGTGCCCCAATTCCCATTTTCACTGAGGAAGAAACTACAGCCCGAGAAGGTATAAGCAGAGGTTCCACTTTTTTCTCAGTTGGAGAATGAGGAAATCTGAGGGTAGTGCCTACTGCCTGATCTGAGGCGACCCTCTTCTGTTCCCTTTGAACCAGTGAACCACTGATGGCTGTGCTGGTGTGGTCTGGAACGGGGTGCAGGTTCAAAATACCCTCTGCCTCCATCCCTAGGAGGAGACcgtcttttcttttccccttgctttccagtctttttagttcttttgtaAATAGGGATACGTTAAGGGGGAAGCTGGGGATATTCCTCGGAACCTGAGTCTCACATGAAACGAGGGCTTTGGCACTGACTGCTgtttctcccctccacccctggtCCCCTAAATCAGGAGTTTCAGGGTTTTCATTCAGATGAAGATGTGGCCCCCAGTTCCCTGCGCTCTGCGCTCCGATCCCAGCGAGGTGAGTGATGGGGAAACTCTACATCTATAGCTTTACAAGAATGTTATTCTTGCTTTTCGTGTCAGCTCTTCCCTGTTCAACTAGAGTCTTCATCAGTTACCAAGTGTGTTCTGTGTTCAAAGCTCAAGCTAGGCTGGGCTGTCGGGGAAACAGACAAGACttagtccctgccctcctggagtcccTCAGTCTGCAGGGCTACCTTGACCCATCTCCCCACACCTATTCTCCTTTTAGGTCGAGCCCCCCGAGGTCGGGGCCGCAAGCATAAGACGACCCCCCTTCCGCCTCCTCGCCTAGCAGATGTGGCTCCTACCCCTCCAAAGACTCCTGCCCGGAAACGGGGTGAGGAGGGCACAGAACGGATGGTGCAGGCACTGACTGAACTTCTCCGGCGGGCCCAGGCACCCCCAGCCCCCCGGAGCCGGGCATGTGAGTCCTCCACCCCCCGTCGGTCTCGGGGGCGGCCCCCAGGACGGTCAGCAGGCCCCTGCAGGAAGAAGCAACAAGCAGTAGTGGTGGCAGAAGCAGCTGTGACAATCCCCAAACCTGAGCCCCCACCTCCTGTTGTTCCAGTAAAACACCGAACTGGCAGCTGGAAGTGCAAGGAGGGGCCCGGCCCAGGACCTGGGACCCCCAAGCGTGGAGGACAGTCTGGGCGAGGAGGCCGTGGAGGCAGGGGCCGAGGCCGAGGCGGGCTCCCCCTCGTGATCAAGTTTGTTTCAAAGGCCAAAAAAGTGAAGATGGGACAATTGTCCTTGGGACTTGAATCAGGTCAGGGTCAAGATCAACATGAAGAAAGCTGGCAGGATGCCACTCAAGGAAGAGTTGGGTCTGGACAGGGAGAGGGCCCCTGCTGGAGGAAGgagcagaagctggaggaggacggagaggaggagaaagaagcgaaagacaaggaggaggaggaagagaaggaagagcgaGCTGTAGCCGAGGAAGAGATGGTGCCggctgaggaaaaggaagaggcgAAGCTGCCGTCACCACCCCTgactcctccagcccctccacctcctccttccctcccaccccgctCAACATCTCCTCcatccccactttgccctccaccaCCCCCAGTGTCTCCTCCGCCCCCACCATCCCCTCCACCGCCTCCTGCCCCAGAGGAGCAGGCAGAATCCCCTCCTCCTGTGGTCCCAGCTACATGCTCCAGGAAAAGGGGCCGGCCTCCCCTGACTCCCAGCCAGCGGGCAGAGCGGGAAGCTGCTCGGGCAGGGCCAGAGGGCACCTCTCCTCCCACTCCAGTCCCCAGCACCACCACAGGAGGCCCTCTGGAAGACAGCCCCACTGTGGCCCCCAAAAGTACCACCTTTCTGAAGAACATCCGGCAGTTTATCATGCCCGTGGTGAGTGCCCGCTCTTCCCGTGTCATCAAGACGCCCCGGCGATTTATGGATGAAGACCCGCCCAGACCCTCAAAGGTGGAGGTCTCACCTATTCTACGGCCTCCTGTTGCCACCTCCCCACTCGCACCACAGGAACCAGCGCCAGCCCCGTCTCCACCGCGTGCCCCAACTCCTCCACctaccccagccccactccctgaGAAGAGACGGTCCATCCTAAGGGAACCCACATTTCGCTGGACCTCACTGACCCGGgaactgccccctcctccccctgctcctCCACCGGCCCCACCCCCGCTTCCTGCACCATCCCGGAGGCCCCTGCTCCTTCGGGCCCCTCAGTTTACCCCAAGCGAAGCCCACCTGAAGATCTACGAATCGGTGCTTACTACTCCTCTTGGGGCCCCTGAAGCCCCTGAGCCAGAGCCGCCTCCCGCCGATGACTCTCCAGCTGAGCCTGAGCCGCGGGCAGTGGGCCGCACGAACCACCTCAGCTTGCCTCGATTTGCCCCTGTGGTCGCCACTCCTGTTAAGGCCGAGGTGCCGCCTCCTGGGGCTCCAGCTCCAAGCAGTGGGCAGCAGCCTCAGGCTCAGCTGCAGCAGCCCGTACAGGCCTTGCACACCCAGCTGCTGCCTCCAGCGCTACCACCACAGCAGTCACAACTACAGCCGCAGTTACAGCTGCAGCCGCCGCCACCGCAGCAGCCGCCACCACTGGAAAAGGCCCGGACTGCAGGCCTGGGTTCCTTACCGCTGTCTGGTGTGGAGGAGAAAATGTTCAGCCTCCTCAAGAGAGCCAAGGTGCAGCTAATCAAGAtcgaccagcagcagcagcagaaggtgGCATCTTTGATGCCGGTGAGCGTGGTACTTGGGCCATGCCCCTGCACCCAGCCTCAATTCTCTGCAACCCCTGAACCTCGTTCCCTCCCTAGCCACCCTCCAGCATTGCAGGGAACCTTCAGAGCCAGTCCTTCCCCTGTCCCCCAGCTTCCTGTGTTCCTTCCCTGGCCCCATCCCTCCCCAGTGCTAGTCTCCTGGCCCCATTTTTTCTCGCTCTCTAGCCTCTGACCCTGTTTATTCCCCCACCAGTCAAGCCCTGGAGGGCAGATGGAGGAAGTCGTGGGGGCTGTCAAGCAGATCCCAGACAGAGGTTCTGTCAGGTCTGAAGACGAATCGATGGAAACTAAGAGAGAGAGACCGTCGGTATGGAGTGGGAAGAAGGCCCTCTGAAGAAGGCTGGTTGCGGGGCCACAAGGGGCAGTGCTCCACATATGTTCCTGCTTTCTCCTCCCCCCAGGGCCCCGAGTCCCCTGTGCAAGGCCCCCGCATCAAACATGTCTGCCGTCACGCTGCTGTGGCCCTTGGTCAGGCCCGGGCCATGGTACCCGAAGACGTCCCCCGCCTCAGTGCTCTCCCTCTCCGGGATCGGCAGGACCTCGCCACGGAGGGTAGGGGCGGGCATGTTGGGAAATTTGACAGCTGTGTCAAGTTTGGGGGCAAGTGAAGGCATCAGGAACCTGGGAGAATGGCAGCTGAGTCGGGTGCTTGGGGCCAGGTGGCAAGTGGGTTGGAGTGCTAGGTCTTAGAGCAGATTTGGGAGCACCTGGAATGGGAGCACTGTGGGAAAGTGGGGACCAGAAGGCCAGTTGTATGGAATCTAGGGGAGGTTAGGGAAATGAGGTAGAACTCCTGGTGGCTTTGTGGCTCCATCCCGGCCTCTCCACTGCACTAGATACGTCGTCAGCATCTGAGACTGAGAGTGTCCCATCTCGGTCCCGGCGGGGAAAGGTGGAGCCAACAGGGCCTGGGGGAGACTCAGAGCCTGCGGGGTCTGGAGGGACCCTGGCACATGCACCCCGGCGCTCACTGCCCTCCCATCATGGCAAGAAGATGCGGATGGCACGGTGTGGACACTGTCGGGGCTGCCTGCGTGTGCAGGACTGTGGGTCCTGTGTCAACTGCCTGGACAAGCCCAAGTTTGGGGGCCCCAACACCAAGAAGCAGTGCTGTGTGTGAGTAGCTGGGGTGCAGCCTCCATTCCCACCCGTGGTTGTCAGTtacccaggcctcctgccccaGCAGAGCAGTGGGATTGGCATCCTTGTGGAGagcttcctctcttcccccagaCCACCAGTCCCCTACCCTGGTGACGtgctgctcccctccccagatACCGGAAGTGTGACAAGATAGAGGCTCGCAAGATGGAACGGCTGGCCAAAAAAGGTAACGAGGTTTGAGGAGCATTTCTTTACACAGTCTTACTGAGATTCGTGGTACGGAGGAAACCATGTCTTCTTTGCTCTCCTCCCCATACCTTTGCAGTCCaccacctttcttttcttttccatcgtGTGCTTGTTCGCTTCTGCCCCACTTTTTTCTGGCTTTTCTCCATCCCAGTGTCCCATGTCCCTGGCTGAGCTCAGATCCTACTAAGTCCCCTGTTCCCACAGGCCGGACGATAGTGAAGACGCTGTTGCCCTGGGATTCCGATGAATCTCCTGAGGCCTCCCCTGGTCCTCCAGGCCCACGCCGGGGGGCGGGAGCTGGGGGGCCCCGGGAGGAGGTGGCGGCCCCCCCGGGGCCCGAGGAGCAGGACTCCCTCCTACTGCAGCGCAAGTCAGCCCGGCGCTGCGTCAAACAGCGACCCTCCTATGATATCTTCGAGGACTCGGATGACTCAGAGCCCGGGGGTCCCCCTGCTCCTCGGCGTCGGACCCCCCGAGAGAATGGTGCGAATTGTTTGTTGCTTCCTCTGTCAGTCAGTCCTGTGTCTTTTGTGTGGAAGCGTCAGGACTCCCAGACCCAGGGCTATGTCAGTCTCAGTGTAGAGAAGGGGGGTGGTTTTAATGGACAGGGAGGACGGGTGCAGGAGGTTTTCAGTAGCCTGCTGAACAAGGCCCAAGTCATCCTAGTGGACCTTGTCTAGTTAAAGAAGGCCCTGGGGATCCAGGTAACAATTGGGGGTTGTAGAGGAGGGGGAatggggcagagaggagggggaaaCCTCACCGCTCATGTGTCCTGCCTAGAGCTGCCAGTACCAGAACCAGAGGAGCAGAGTCGGCCCCGCAAACCCACCCTGCAGCCTGTGTTGCAGCTCAAGGCCCGAAGGCGCCTGGACAAGGTCAGCATAACCCCACACCAAGAACCCCGAGTCCTGTGGAAGGCATGGCTCCATCCCAAGGAGCTTCCTGGCAAGTCAGGGTAACAGGCTCACCTGAGTGCCGTGGTGTGTCCACGCCAGAGGACAGGTCCTGAGGGGGTGAAGCAGGCCTATCCTTCTGAAAGGCCAAGTAGGATCTGGGCAAAAGGCAGGGTTGGGAAGGCTGGAGGAGAGGGCGGTGAGGAGAAAAGTTGGTAAAGGGTGGGGCTGGCAGCACTCTGAGCACCACCATCTTCCCTAGGACGCTTTGGCCCCTGGCCCTTTTGTCTCTTTTCCCAATGGCTGGACTGGAAAACAAAAGTCCCCTGATGGCGTGCACCGGGTTCGTGTGGATTTTAAGGTACGGCATGGAGcaggggagggtggtggggacTACGGTGGGAAGAAACTTGTTAATCATGAGTGAGAAAGCAGGGCTTTAAGGTTGGGTCTGGCTTGTGTTCCTGGCTGCTCTCTGACCCCTTGTCTTCTCCTCCCTCAGGAGGATTGTGATCTGGAGAACGTGTGGCTGATGGGCGGCCTGAGCGTACTCACTTCCGTGCCAGGGGGACCACCGATGGtgtgcttgctgtgtgccagcaAAGGCCTGCATGAGGTTGGACCCCTGCCTTCTTTCACAACCCCCCAAGTCTGGTTTCTTGGGCCCTCTCCACAGGGTCACGTTCCCTGGCCTTCTGGCCTCACACTCTGCCTGTCGTTCCgtctccccaccccagctggtGTTCTGCCAAGTCTGCTGTGACCCTTTCCACCCATTCTGCCTGGAGGAGGCCGAGCGGCCCCTGCCCCAACATCATGACGCTTGGTGCTGCCGCCGCTGCAAGTTCTGCCATGTCTGCGGGCGCAAAGGCCGGGGATCCAAGGTTCGGGCACGAGGGCCATGGCAGTGGAGGCATGAAAGAGAAGGGGTATCCCTGTGCCAGTAGGTTCTGCCATTGCTGTCTTTCTTCAACATCCAACAGCACCTCCTGGAGTGCGAGCGCTGCCGCCATGCTTACCACCCAGCCTGCCTGGGGCCCAGCTACCCAACCCGGGCCACACGCAAACGGCGCCACTGGGTGAGAGATGAGGCCCCCACCCCTTACTTTGGAGTTCTGATTAATGCCGCACACCACCCCCAGACATGCTCTAGGCGAGGGTTCTCAGGAGGCGGGGAAGGGTGGAGGTCCTTCTGAGAGTTTGATAAACATCACACGTCCTCTTCAAGAATTTCACGTAGACAAGATTTATGTCCAGAATTTGTATGTAATGGTTTTATGGGCTCATGCATTCCACGGCCCCCAGCTCACAGCCCCCTCCTGCTCTAGCCTAATCTCTTCCGTCTCACTCTACCGATCTCCCCACTTCATTTCTCTCCTGCcctgcttctttccttctcccttcctcctcctcttcgcCTCTCCTGCACACTTTTTCTCCTCTTACCCATCCTTCctcatctgtctcctgcctcctCTTTGCCCATCCCCGCTTCGCACTGCTCCAGCCCGGTGTCTGGCTTTCCCCCTAATGTCGCCCTGCCCTCCCAGATCTGCTCAGCCTGCGTGCGCTGTAAGAGCTGTGGGGCGACTCCAGGCAAGAACTGGGACGTCGAGTGGTCGGGAGATTACAGCCTCTGCCCCAGGTGCACCCAGCTCTATGAGAAAGGTGGGGACCTGGCAGGGGACCGGGGCCCCGGGGGCCACCGGGGAGTGGGCCAGGTTCCTAGACAAGCAGTTGGAACAGATACTCTTCTCTAGTGGCTTTCTACTCTCTTCTAACTATGGAGCCTTTCCTTCCACTCAGAGTACTCTCCCACTGAGGGCAATGGGAGTGGAGGGCGTGGAGCCCACCCTTGTGGTGGTCCCTGAGATGCCTCCTGGAACCTCAAGTCTCCACTGAGCTCTTTGAAGACCTGGGCTTCCTCATTTACTCAGGCAGCATGTTTAGCAAAGCTCTTTACTTTGTGAGGCCTTGGGGCTGCAGAGTTAGAAAAACAGCCTTATCCTCAGCCAGCTTTTGGGGAATGGTAGGGACCCAAGTGGGGCATGATAGAGGCAGCTCCTGCAGCAGTCAAGGGATGGCTGGCCTCTGGACAGGGGCTCTGAGGGGCAGCCAGTGGCACCAGCCCCTCTGACttgtctcttcttccctctcGCTCCAGGAAACTACTGCCCGATCTGCACACGCTGCTATGAAGACAACGACTACGAGAGCAAGATGATGCAGTGCGCCCAGTGTGACCACTGGGTGCACGCGAAGTGTGAGGGGCTCTCAGGTGAGTGGGTGGATTACCTGGGGGGTGGCCTCAGTCCTTTGGGGATCCCTGTTCTACCCTTCACCACAGGCCCTCAGGGGACAGGGCTGAATGTTCTTGGTGATCTGGGGGCTGCTGAAAGCCCTCACATCTCCCTAaaccattttttcctttcctgccctGGCTGTTCTAGATGAAGACTATGAGATCCTTTCGGGGCTGCCAGACTCGGTGCTGTACACCTGTGGGCCATGTGCTGGGGCCACGCACCCCCGCTGGCGAGAGGCCCTGAGTGGGGCCCTGCAGGGGGGCCTGCGCCAGGTGCTCCAGGGCCTGCTGAGCTCCAAGGTGGCAGGCCCACTGCTGCTGTGCACCCAGGTCTGGGGGCCCAGGTGGCAGGACGGGGTGGGCCTAGGCCCAGCACGAGCCCTGCTGACTTCCCCTCTTTGCAGTGTGGGCAGGATGGAAAGCAACTGCACCCAGGGCCCTGTGATCTGCACGCTGTGAGCCAGCGCTTTGAGGATGGCCACTACAAGTCCGTGGTGAGTGGGACACTGAGAGGAACAGGTGGGTGCCAGGAGGAGAGGATTGGGGTCGAGGCTCGAGTCCTGACAAACCCCCTTACAGCACAGCTTCATGGAGGATGTGGTGGGCATCCTGATGAGGCACTCGGAAGAAGGAGAGACGCCGGAGCGCCGGGCTGGAGGCCAGACGAAGGGGCTCCTACTGAAGGTGAGCTCTTTGGGGGATGCCTGGAGGGTAGCTAGTATggtagtggggaggagagagtgggTCCTTTAGACCCTGCCCCGGCCAGCTCTCCTGAGGAAGCCAGTTCTTCTCATCCTGTTAACCTGCTCCCCAGCTGCTAGAGTCTGCGTTCGGCTGGTTCGACGCCCACGACCCCAAGTACTGGCGACGGAGTACCCGGCTGCCCAAGTGAGCGAGGCTGGGTAGCAGGAGGGGAACCAGGGAGTGAGGGCAAAGGCAAGGGCACCTAGGAATCCAGGGGCAAGCTGGACTGAGAATAGACGAGGAACAGGGTTAGGGTCTGGAGGGTGGTGGAACCAGCATGAGAGTTCCCAGTGGTTCTAGACGAGCAGAGACTCAGATTGTGTAGTTAACTCGTACTTCGGTTCTACTTTATGCAAGGCAGTGTTGGGGACAGCAGTGGGCGAGCCATGTTTGGGAGGTTGGGCAGGCACTGATGACCCAGACAGTCAGGGCACTGATGGGGAGACCCAGGGgctgtgggagcccagaggaggcgCCTGCCTAGGAGCCTAGGGCCTGAGGCTTTCCGGAGAGATGACATCCAAGCTGAGAAGTGGAGGAAAAGTATTCCGGGCATGAGGGACAGTGTTTCGTGGGCCAAAGGTGGCATGAGAGGGCCTGGCTTGTTTGGGAGACTGAGAGAAATTCCACGTAGAGAGAGGACAGAGGGTGTCATGGCATGTTCAGGCTGATACTGTGGGTGGGTCCCAGTGCATCCCCCACCCCCTGTTAAGAGACGTGTCAGAGGCTGACCCTGCCTGTCCACAGCGGAGTCCTCCCCAATGCCGTGTTGCCCCCTTCCCTGGACCATGTCTACGCTCAGTGGAGGCAGCAGGAACCAGAGACCCCAGAATCAGGGCAGCCTCCAGGGGATCCCTCAACAGGTACTGGGAAATCGGGGCTGGAAGCCAGATCCCCTGGTTGGTGGGCCAGGCTCCAGGTCCTCATTCTTGGACCTTCCTTCCCACACCCCTTCCAGCTTTCCAAGGCAAGGATTCAGCTGCTTTCTCACACCTGGAGGACCCCCGTCAGTGTGCGCTGTGCCTCAAATATGGGGATGCAGACTCTAA harbors:
- the KMT2B gene encoding histone-lysine N-methyltransferase 2B isoform X4, coding for MVQALTELLRRAQAPPAPRSRACESSTPRRSRGRPPGRSAGPCRKKQQAVVVAEAAVTIPKPEPPPPVVPVKHRTGSWKCKEGPGPGPGTPKRGGQSGRGGRGGRGRGRGGLPLVIKFVSKAKKVKMGQLSLGLESGQGQDQHEESWQDATQGRVGSGQGEGPCWRKEQKLEEDGEEEKEAKDKEEEEEKEERAVAEEEMVPAEEKEEAKLPSPPLTPPAPPPPPSLPPRSTSPPSPLCPPPPPVSPPPPPSPPPPPAPEEQAESPPPVVPATCSRKRGRPPLTPSQRAEREAARAGPEGTSPPTPVPSTTTGGPLEDSPTVAPKSTTFLKNIRQFIMPVVSARSSRVIKTPRRFMDEDPPRPSKVEVSPILRPPVATSPLAPQEPAPAPSPPRAPTPPPTPAPLPEKRRSILREPTFRWTSLTRELPPPPPAPPPAPPPLPAPSRRPLLLRAPQFTPSEAHLKIYESVLTTPLGAPEAPEPEPPPADDSPAEPEPRAVGRTNHLSLPRFAPVVATPVKAEVPPPGAPAPSSGQQPQAQLQQPVQALHTQLLPPALPPQQSQLQPQLQLQPPPPQQPPPLEKARTAGLGSLPLSGVEEKMFSLLKRAKVQLIKIDQQQQQKVASLMPSSPGGQMEEVVGAVKQIPDRGSVRSEDESMETKRERPSGPESPVQGPRIKHVCRHAAVALGQARAMVPEDVPRLSALPLRDRQDLATEDTSSASETESVPSRSRRGKVEPTGPGGDSEPAGSGGTLAHAPRRSLPSHHGKKMRMARCGHCRGCLRVQDCGSCVNCLDKPKFGGPNTKKQCCVYRKCDKIEARKMERLAKKGRTIVKTLLPWDSDESPEASPGPPGPRRGAGAGGPREEVAAPPGPEEQDSLLLQRKSARRCVKQRPSYDIFEDSDDSEPGGPPAPRRRTPRENELPVPEPEEQSRPRKPTLQPVLQLKARRRLDKDALAPGPFVSFPNGWTGKQKSPDGVHRVRVDFKEDCDLENVWLMGGLSVLTSVPGGPPMVCLLCASKGLHELVFCQVCCDPFHPFCLEEAERPLPQHHDAWCCRRCKFCHVCGRKGRGSKHLLECERCRHAYHPACLGPSYPTRATRKRRHWICSACVRCKSCGATPGKNWDVEWSGDYSLCPRCTQLYEKGNYCPICTRCYEDNDYESKMMQCAQCDHWVHAKCEGLSDEDYEILSGLPDSVLYTCGPCAGATHPRWREALSGALQGGLRQVLQGLLSSKVAGPLLLCTQCGQDGKQLHPGPCDLHAVSQRFEDGHYKSVHSFMEDVVGILMRHSEEGETPERRAGGQTKGLLLKLLESAFGWFDAHDPKYWRRSTRLPNGVLPNAVLPPSLDHVYAQWRQQEPETPESGQPPGDPSTAFQGKDSAAFSHLEDPRQCALCLKYGDADSKEAGRLLYIGQNEWTHVNCAIWSAEVFEENDGSLKNVHAAVARGRQMRCELCLKPGATVGCCLSSCLSNFHFMCARASYCIFQDDKKVFCQKHTDLLDGKEIVTPDGFDVLRRVYVDFEGINFKRKFLTGLEPDAINVLIGSIRIDSLGTLSDLSDCEGRLFPIGYQCSRLYWSTVDARRRCWYRCRILEYRPWGPREEPVHLEAAEENQTIVHSPAPSSEPPDHVDPPPDTGALIPRAPEHHSPVENQDPPLRPDPSSAPPPAPRSFSGARIKVPNYSPSRRPLGGVSFGPLPSPGSPSSLTHHIPTVGDPDFPAPPRRSRRPSPLASRLPPSRRASPPLRTSPQLRVPPPTSVVRALTPTSGELAPPGRAPSPPPPPEDLGPDFEDMEVVSGLSAADLDFAASLLGTEPFQEEIVAAGVVGSSHGGPGDSSEEEASPTPRYVHFPVTVVSGPALAPGALPGAPRIEQLDGVDDGTDSEAEAVQQPRGQGTPPSGPGAGRAGVIGAAGDRARPPEDLPSEIVDFVLKNLGGPGEGGAGPREEPLPPAPPLANGSQPPQGLPPSPADPTRTFAWLPGAPGVRVLSLGPAPEPPKPATSKIILVNKLGQVFVKMAGEGEPVSPPVKQPPLPPPIPPTAPASWTLPPGPLLGVLPVVGVVRPAPPPPPPPLTLVLSSGPPSPPRQAIRVKRVSTFSGRSPPAPPPSKTPRLEEDGESSEDPQQGPGLCGSGFSRVRMKTPTVRGVLDLDEPGEPTWGESPRPLQDRSPLLPLPEGGPPRAPDGPSDLLLESQWHHYSGEASSSEEEPPSPEDKENQAPKRAGPHLRFEISSEDGFSVEAESLEGAWRILIEKVQEARGHARLRHLSFSGMSGARLLGIHHDAVIFLAEQLPGAQRCQHYKFRYHQQGEGQEEPPLNPHGAARAEVYLRKCTFDMFNFLASQHRVLPEGATCDEEEDEVQLRSTRRATSLELPMAMRFRHLKKTSKEAVGVYRSAIHGRGLFCKRNIDAGEMVIEYSGIVIRSVLTDKREKFYDGKGIGCYMFRMDDFDVVDATMHGNAARFINHSCEPNCFSRVIHVEGQKHIVIFALRRILRGEELTYDYKFPIEDASNKLPCNCGAKRCRRFLN